The following proteins are encoded in a genomic region of Terriglobia bacterium:
- a CDS encoding Asp/Glu racemase, with protein sequence MNRTFRIGQIVPSSNTTMESEIPAMLHAREAIEPERFTFHSSRMRMKKVTKEELAAMDADSGRCAAELVDARVDVLGYACLVAIMSMGKGYHRESEERLHEITVKEGHPTPVVTSAGALIAGLKALGAKRVSLVAPYMKALTCMVVDYIEVEGVQVADSIALEIADNVEVGRQDPMALARIYRDLKLTGIDALVLSSCVQMPSLAAVPIVENECGLPVVSASICTTHQMLQRLGLKTVVPNAGALLSGKF encoded by the coding sequence ATGAATCGAACATTTCGCATCGGCCAGATTGTTCCCAGCTCCAACACAACCATGGAGAGCGAGATTCCCGCCATGCTCCACGCCCGGGAAGCCATAGAACCGGAACGGTTTACATTTCATTCCAGCCGGATGCGAATGAAGAAAGTGACCAAAGAAGAACTGGCTGCGATGGACGCCGACTCCGGCCGTTGCGCCGCGGAACTGGTGGACGCGCGAGTCGATGTACTGGGCTATGCCTGCCTGGTGGCGATCATGAGCATGGGCAAAGGCTATCACCGAGAGTCCGAAGAGCGCCTTCACGAAATCACCGTTAAAGAAGGTCACCCGACTCCGGTAGTCACCAGCGCAGGGGCTTTGATCGCAGGCCTCAAGGCGCTGGGCGCGAAACGCGTGTCTCTAGTCGCTCCTTATATGAAGGCGCTGACCTGCATGGTCGTCGATTACATCGAGGTCGAAGGCGTTCAGGTTGCCGACAGCATCGCTCTCGAAATTGCGGACAACGTCGAGGTCGGCCGTCAGGATCCGATGGCGCTGGCCAGAATCTATCGCGATCTGAAACTGACCGGCATCGATGCGCTGGTGCTTTCCTCCTGTGTTCAAATGCCTTCGCTCGCCGCAGTCCCCATCGTCGAAAACGAATGCGGATTGCCGGTCGTTTCCGCCTCGATCTGCACCACCCATCAAATGCTCCAGCGGCTCGGACTCAAAACCGTCGTCCCGAACGCCGGCGCCCTGCTTTCCGGAAAATTTTAG
- a CDS encoding BlaI/MecI/CopY family transcriptional regulator — protein MKQPLHSALSRRERQIMDILYRLGRATANEVMADLSGEPNYSTVRTQLRVLETKGHVRHEEEGLRYIYFPTAPRHSVRQSAVKHLIETFFGGSAEKMMSTLLGSEGSKLSDEDLDRLAKLIENTRKGRR, from the coding sequence ATGAAACAACCGCTACATTCTGCACTCAGCCGCCGCGAGCGGCAGATCATGGACATCCTGTACCGGCTGGGCCGCGCCACCGCAAATGAAGTGATGGCGGATCTGTCCGGCGAGCCGAATTACTCGACGGTTCGCACGCAGCTTCGCGTGCTCGAAACCAAGGGGCACGTGCGGCATGAGGAAGAGGGACTTCGTTACATCTACTTCCCGACGGCGCCGCGGCACAGCGTACGCCAGTCAGCGGTGAAGCATCTCATCGAGACCTTCTTCGGTGGGTCGGCCGAGAAGATGATGTCGACTCTCCTGGGAAGCGAAGGCTCGAAGCTGTCGGACGAAGACCTTGACCGCCTGGCGAAACTTATCGAAAACACGAGAAAGGGCAGGCGATGA
- a CDS encoding TIGR03435 family protein has protein sequence MRGASVKVADPHGGPTGIFREGDKFYANNATLNMLVGYAYDLRPFQVSGGPKWSESRPFTIVANVPPGTAAPQTTMGRQQLGQMLQALLRDRFKMIVRSESKMETVYELVVYKGGSKLKEAKADGTNTSIRSGPRQILGLAARMDPLARLLSQQVGRPVTNKTGLTGRYDFTLTFEPELTTAATAVPSIFVALEEQLGLELKTVRGPVDALVIVSAEEPSEN, from the coding sequence ATTCGAGGTGCCTCCGTCAAGGTCGCGGATCCGCATGGCGGCCCTACTGGTATTTTCAGAGAGGGAGACAAGTTTTACGCTAACAACGCCACGTTAAACATGCTCGTTGGTTATGCGTACGACCTGCGGCCATTCCAGGTGTCTGGAGGTCCCAAGTGGAGTGAGTCTCGTCCATTCACAATCGTCGCCAATGTGCCCCCGGGGACGGCCGCCCCACAGACGACAATGGGGCGCCAGCAATTGGGCCAGATGTTGCAGGCCTTGCTCCGCGACCGGTTCAAGATGATCGTGCGCAGCGAGTCCAAAATGGAAACTGTTTACGAACTGGTCGTTTACAAGGGAGGCTCAAAGCTCAAAGAAGCGAAGGCGGATGGAACCAACACTAGCATTCGCAGCGGACCTCGACAGATCCTGGGCTTAGCTGCGAGGATGGATCCGTTGGCTCGGCTGTTATCCCAGCAGGTCGGCCGCCCCGTCACAAACAAGACAGGGTTGACCGGCCGGTACGACTTCACTTTGACCTTCGAGCCGGAGCTGACAACGGCTGCCACTGCAGTCCCTTCGATATTTGTTGCCCTGGAGGAACAGCTGGGCCTGGAACTGAAGACCGTCCGCGGGCCTGTAGATGCCCTTGTTATTGTAAGTGCCGAAGAGCCCAGCGAGAACTGA
- a CDS encoding TIGR03435 family protein gives MKQAAIWSCICAAMVSLLLASPQKSTFDVATIKSTSGRLPNGAIRVGAAPIGHPAAASPGRLYYDRVSLKSILLVAFSLKEMQLVCPDWMASEYYEIDARMPVGTTPERIQTMLQNLLVERFKMTLHREVRETDAYRLVVAKGGPKLKEVEAPKSNVVIPPRGPVQRDADGWMIAPRRPGPFADDRSDRSRWTFQQSRVTELATALERRLNQPVTDATSLKGNYDFTLTFSADGLPTLLDPLGFPVAPPIGVVPQPLDLSNVFTALEQQIGLKLERTKGSIDELVIDQATKTPGSN, from the coding sequence ATGAAACAAGCAGCGATCTGGAGTTGCATTTGCGCCGCGATGGTCAGTCTGTTGCTGGCGTCACCGCAAAAATCGACTTTCGATGTGGCGACTATAAAAAGCACGTCCGGAAGGCTGCCGAATGGTGCAATTCGCGTAGGAGCTGCTCCAATCGGGCATCCCGCGGCCGCGAGTCCCGGCCGCTTGTACTACGATCGCGTTTCGTTGAAGTCCATCCTGCTGGTCGCTTTTTCCCTGAAGGAGATGCAGCTTGTTTGTCCGGACTGGATGGCAAGCGAATACTACGAGATCGATGCCCGCATGCCGGTGGGAACGACACCGGAACGGATTCAGACGATGCTTCAGAACCTGCTCGTCGAACGATTCAAAATGACGCTCCATCGAGAGGTCAGAGAGACCGACGCCTACCGGCTGGTCGTTGCGAAAGGCGGCCCGAAGCTGAAGGAGGTCGAAGCCCCCAAAAGCAACGTTGTTATTCCGCCGCGTGGTCCAGTCCAGCGCGACGCAGACGGCTGGATGATCGCCCCCCGACGCCCGGGGCCCTTCGCGGACGATCGTTCGGATCGCAGCCGCTGGACGTTTCAGCAATCCCGCGTGACCGAGTTGGCAACGGCGCTGGAGCGGCGACTGAATCAGCCCGTCACCGATGCGACATCGCTGAAAGGGAACTACGACTTTACGCTGACATTCTCTGCCGATGGATTGCCCACGCTACTCGACCCACTAGGCTTTCCCGTCGCTCCTCCGATTGGAGTCGTACCGCAACCATTGGATCTCTCAAACGTCTTCACGGCTCTGGAGCAACAGATCGGACTCAAGCTCGAACGGACAAAAGGTTCCATCGATGAGCTTGTGATCGATCAGGCCACGAAAACGCCCGGCTCGAACTGA